The window CACACCCCACACTCTATACATCGTCAGAGGTTCGAGGAGGGGTGCCATCTTGCCTTGACGTCAACACACCCCTagagaaaggggggaggaggggggatccCCTTCCTCTGACGACCCAAACACCCCTACCTCTACATCACTGGATgtatggtgggagggagagattgGAGGGGTCGCAGCCAGAAGCCCTTCTCCGGGGCTCGACATTCCCATCTCCCCGTTGGCCTGGCAACGTCCTCCACACGCTCTGGGCCAGTTAATCAAACTTTCTGTATGTTCAGGTTCCCTATACATCACTGGAGGTCCTCGCCCTCGGTCTGAGACTCAAATTTGACGGGACACACCCACAGCACGCCAACCACAACCCCTTCTGTATATCCGGGTTCCTGAAAGCGTATATAATTGGATTTATAACTGAATTACACGCCACCGGCAGCACAGTGGCGTATGTATATATTATAGGATAACTCGAGTCCGCCACTATAGAATACATTGCGAACGGCAACCAACACATAGCGAAAGCGCAGAGAATCACAGAGAGTGTCTGGACTCCTTTGGTCGTGGAAATAGCGATGAATTGATGTTGGACTGCGATTTGCTGAGCATGGCGGAACGCAATCCTACAGATCTGCAGGTAGAGTTGCATCATGACTGCGAAGACCAATAGGAAGAAGATGGCGAGTGCAACGGCGTTGGATTTTGTGACTGGTCGGCATACGCTACAAGTCGTTTTGTCGTCTAGACAGTTCCACCCGAGGGCAGGGAGGACTCCAAGGATCAGACCCACCAACCAGATTAGCCCTATTACCAGGTACGTGAAGAGGACAGTCCGTTCGGTGTGATAGGTCAACGCGTTGTACAGCGACAGGTACCTGTAATGGAGTGAACATTACTGTCAGTCCAG of the Oncorhynchus gorbuscha isolate QuinsamMale2020 ecotype Even-year linkage group LG25, OgorEven_v1.0, whole genome shotgun sequence genome contains:
- the gpr185b gene encoding G-protein coupled receptor 12, which gives rise to MILSLAAAMSSGGLPQNTTSSATFDPSSLDPWLDPYPDFPGVNSSSAVPVRTSTSDLDLRPLTSPQDVSPWDVALCVTGTLISCENALVIAVLFYTPTLRAPMFILIGSLAFADLLAGLGLILNFVFIYLVKGEVVTLVSTGILIVAFSASILNILAITVDRYLSLYNALTYHTERTVLFTYLVIGLIWLVGLILGVLPALGWNCLDDKTTCSVCRPVTKSNAVALAIFFLLVFAVMMQLYLQICRIAFRHAQQIAVQHQFIAISTTKGVQTLSVILCAFAMCWLPFAMYSIVADSSYPIIYTYATVLPVACNSVINPIIYAFRNPDIQKGLWLACCGCVPSNLSLRPRARTSSDV